In the Endozoicomonas sp. SCSIO W0465 genome, CAACTGACTTTCAATTATCGGTTGATGGCTAACCCGGTTTCCACTGGACGTCTGGCAGTTTGAGAAGTCGATCCGGCATCGGTGCTGTATTGACTGCAGCCCGACCTAGCCTTGAGATCATTGAAGGCATATCAAAACGCCGGTTAAACCGATAGTTGAACTCTGATAGATAACGGCCCAGATGCTTGGGGTCGAGCTTATGGTAAGTACCGGTAATCGCTGTTTTCACGTTTCCCAGCATGGTATTTACCCAGGTGAACAACTCATTCTCCATGGATGCATGCCCACCACCGGTAATGATGGCTGTGTGCTGGCATCCGGCATCTTCAATACCCCGGAAACAGGACAAGCCATCGCTGACGGCCCGGACACCCTTTTTCAGGGCATGTTCTGCCCACTCCTGAATGGTTTTTCGCCGGAAGTTATCAACGGCATTGAACTTCATGTAGATAGGGTGGTTATCAGCATCTGTCTGAACTGCGGCCACGAAGGGGGCTTTGTTCTCTGAGCCTCTGCCCCGGCGGCCTCCGTGGCGCTCTCCGCCCCAATAGGCGTCATCAATCTGAACAAAACCACTCAACTGCCAGCTGTTATCTCTTTCCATCATGACCTGCATGAGTTTGTGTTTCATGCGCAATGCGGCATTGTAGGAAATGCCAAGTTGTCGATGAAGCGTCAGGCAAGAAATCCCCGCTTTATTCTGGGTGACGAGATAGATACCCAGAAACCAGGTAGCTAGAGGCAGCTTTGTTGAGTCAAAGATAGTGTTACTGGTAAGCGAGGTTTGGCAACGGCAGCAATTGCACTGGAATTCAGCTTTCCGGTGAAGCTTGCAGAAACTGCGGGAGCCACACTTCGGGCATTGGAAGCCATCTGGCCAGCGCCAAGAGGACAGCGCGTTCTCACACTGCTCTTCACTGCCGTAATTAGCCAGAAATTGCATAATGCCAAGGCCTTTTTGGAACTGAATGGTGTTTTTACACATCAGTTTTACCTCCAAAACACATGACTATCGACGTTTATTATAGCAGCTGGCTCACGACGTAGGGTCGGTGGTAATCAGGAGTATTTTTGGAGCAGTTTACAGCTCTTGAAGACTATCAACCAGCGAGATAAAGCCTCCCATACAGCATACGCGACACATTGGGAGGCTGATTGTTTTATAGAAACAGATTGGGACTGGGTATTATGCCGCCTACTTGGCGGTCCTACTTGGCGTTGACGGTTCACGAAACACACAAACTTCTTACATATCCACGAACCTTCTCAGCCGCCTACTTGGCGGTTCACCGACAAATAATTTCGCATGCAAAATCTTTGCCCTTCTCAGCCGCCTACTTGGCGGTTCACAAGAGAGAAAACTCTCCTGCTCCTTGATTCTAGTAGCAATTGTACCTTTATCGAGAAGGCTCTTTTCGTATTGCAGACTGCTGATTTCATAAATCAGGCTGGAATCCTCCTGTGGCAGGGCTTGGCAATATTTAGCCAGCAGTTTCCTGAAGGCATTGTATATCAAGGCCTTTGGCCAATTTTCATTGCAGAGCAGTCTGTAACCCGAAAAGAGCCATCGAGAAAATACAAATAATTTTTCTTGATGAATTGAAAAACGATAAGCTTCAGAGTATCAACAGGTTATCCCCTAACCTTTTTATCACCCGAAAAAATGGTAATATCTACAGGAATTTTGGGCACGGTTGAACCATGCTTGGAAAGACCATACACGCTGTACCAGCCACCTTGACTGGAGTCTGTTACTATTTGATTAATATGAATGGGTCTCTGATCCTTATTACTATTACTGAGGTTTGCAAAACGGGGCAGTGGTTCCATAATTGGTGTCGGACTATATTGAACTGACTCCTTGCCCAGATTGAATTTTCCCTGCCTCCTCTTGTTCTTCTTCATAATGTATCGCTTTGACCTTCTCTCAGGTCGTCGATCTCTGTTGTTCCGGGTTTTTTGGCAGTCAGTGGGTACTTCACTAATAGTACCGATAGCAACCCCATTCTCAACCATCTCCTTTACTTCTTCCGATTTTAAGAGCATCTCTAGACATTCATACTTTGTAGAAACACAATGCACAACATCACCAACAAACAAGCTTGGATGTTTAATGGCAACATAAAGAATCAACGAATGATCAGAACAAAATTCTTGAGGGTAATATTGATCAATCCGGCCAAACTTGGGGTACGAAAGCCCAACCCAGGAACGATAACGCGCATTACTAATTGGATCATTATAGGGCTCAGAATGATTATGAATAAGCCTGAAGGTATCTTGATGAAACGTTTCCAGCTCATCCAGTGATTCAGGCTGGAAAAGCTCAAAATAGTAGCTCTTTTTCATCAACCATCCCACCTCTTTAATCACTCACTCTTCTCACCAAAAACACCACCTTTAATATAGTTGGTTACAAGATAATGGCAGTGAGCTGGAATAGACTCAGGAGACTTCACTATCTCAAGCTCTTTGATCAACTGATCAAGCGCCTCTTGATAGTTATAAAGACAATTTCTCCCCTGGTAATCACGGTGATGGGTCCCCTCAGACTCAACAAAACCGGAAGGGTTGGCGTTAATCGGCGGCAAGTTTTCACCCTCAGCGTACGAGGTATCACTGG is a window encoding:
- a CDS encoding IS1595 family transposase, whose translation is MCKNTIQFQKGLGIMQFLANYGSEEQCENALSSWRWPDGFQCPKCGSRSFCKLHRKAEFQCNCCRCQTSLTSNTIFDSTKLPLATWFLGIYLVTQNKAGISCLTLHRQLGISYNAALRMKHKLMQVMMERDNSWQLSGFVQIDDAYWGGERHGGRRGRGSENKAPFVAAVQTDADNHPIYMKFNAVDNFRRKTIQEWAEHALKKGVRAVSDGLSCFRGIEDAGCQHTAIITGGGHASMENELFTWVNTMLGNVKTAITGTYHKLDPKHLGRYLSEFNYRFNRRFDMPSMISRLGRAAVNTAPMPDRLLKLPDVQWKPG
- the cas6f gene encoding type I-F CRISPR-associated endoribonuclease Cas6/Csy4, with amino-acid sequence MIKEVGWLMKKSYYFELFQPESLDELETFHQDTFRLIHNHSEPYNDPISNARYRSWVGLSYPKFGRIDQYYPQEFCSDHSLILYVAIKHPSLFVGDVVHCVSTKYECLEMLLKSEEVKEMVENGVAIGTISEVPTDCQKTRNNRDRRPERRSKRYIMKKNKRRQGKFNLGKESVQYSPTPIMEPLPRFANLSNSNKDQRPIHINQIVTDSSQGGWYSVYGLSKHGSTVPKIPVDITIFSGDKKVRG